The DNA region TGTTCCGCTCTCATCCATGTTTGGCTACGCGACCGATCTGCGTTCGCGAACGCAGGGCCGCGCAACTTATACGATGCACTTCGCGCATTACGAAGAAGTGCCGAAGAATATCGCTGACGAAATTATTGCCAGAGCACAAGGTAGAGAAGTGAAGGAGTCGGTGTAAACCGATCTAACGCTAAGTAATGGAGACAGACCATGGGGAAAGAGAAATTCGATAGAAATAAGCCGCACGTGAACGTGGGGACGATCGGGCACATCGATCATGGGAAGACGACATTGACGGCGTGCATCACGAAGGTGCTGTCGAAGCACAATCCGAAGAACAAGTACCGGTCGTTTGATTCGATCGATAACGCGCCGGAAGAGAAG from Terriglobia bacterium includes:
- a CDS encoding GTP-binding protein, whose product is MGKEKFDRNKPHVNVGTIGHIDHGKTTLTACITKVLSKHNPKNKYRSFDSIDNAPEEK